The genomic segment ATATCTAAACCAATAAGAACTTTTTGTGTATTAGAGAAATCGCCTATAATCTTCTTTAAGGGAGGCGGTAATTGTTTTACAAGCGTTGGAATAGCCAGTATCTGGTCCCCTTTAGCAAGTTTGGGATTCTCTAATAAATCAATTACCTCAATTGAATACTTTCCTTTGAGATGCTCCTCGCATATTTTCTTTATATTAGCAAATGCCACTATCGATTTGGTTGTCTGACCGGCAATATACAACTTTAGTATCCATCTTTTTTTTTGCTTAGCCATCTTTAGACCCCCCTTTTGCTTTTTTGACCATTATTTATCTGCACACCCTTATCGGTTATTAAGAATTCCCTTATCTGATTAGAGTGATTCATACCACGTGATTTCAGGATGCTTATGATTCGGGTACGCTCATTACCTCTTTCCATATTCTGCGGCCTGATCCAGGAATCGCATAGGGAAGAGATGTCGATATCTGTCTGTTCGATTCCACTACGTACGCCCCACAGGTCTATTATGAGAAGGGTTATTTGAGCAGCCTTCAAAAAATCTATGAGTCGGGTCAACATTGCTTGTGCTTCGATGAGTGTGCCTGAATTCATTAAATTAGATATCGGATCGAACACCACAACATTGGGCTTGAATTCATTTATCATATTGTGTGCGTTCACAAGGTGTCTCTCTAGCCCGAAAAGCGCAGGACGAGAGGCCGCAATATGCAAAAGGCCTTTATCTATCCATTTTTTAAGGTTGATGCCTATATTGTTCATATCTCGGATAATCTGGTTTTCCGACTCTTCAAAAGCGAAGAAGAGACATTTCTCTCCGCGACTGCATGCAGAATCAGCGAAATGAGCGGCAAAACTTGTTTTCCCTGTTCCTGCACCGCCGGAAACGAGAATGGCGCTGCCACGATAATATCCTTTTTTATCGAGCATCTCATCAAGACCTTTTATCCCGGATGATATTCTGTCAGAAGATACCGGGTAGTCTAATCCCAATGAAGTGACAGGAAGTACTGATACACCTTTTTTATCAATCAAAAACGGGTACTCGTTGCTACCGTGTATTGAACCGCGATATTTTATTATTTTAAAACGTCTGGTTGAAATCTGTTCAGTTACCCTATGGTCCAGGAGAATAACGCAATCGGCAACATATTCCTCGAGGCCGTATCTTGTCAGGCTTTTATCGCCGCGTTCTCCCGTTATTATTGCTGTAACACCTTTCGCCTTAAGCCAGCGGAAAAGCCTTCTTAGTTCGGCTCTCAGGACATTTTCATTTTTTAATCCCGAAAAAAGCGCTTCGATGGTATCCAACACTACCCGCTTTGCGCCGATAGAATCAATTGCATGCTCAAGTCTTACGAATAATCCTTCAAGGTCATACTCGCCTGATTCCTCGATTTCACTGCGCTCAATAAAAACATAATCAATAATTAATTTTTTGTGCTTGATAAGTTTATTTAATTCAAATCCCAGTGAAGAAAAATTCTTTGTCAATTCTTCAGCATTCTCTTCAAATGACATATAGACACCCGGCTCGTTAAACTCATTTGCGCCACGGGTAAGAAATTCCATCGCAAATAGCGTCTTTCCGCACCCTGCATTACCACATACAAGCGTAGTTCGTCCATGAGGCAATCCACCGAATGTAATTTCATCTACACCCTGTATGCCGGTTGGACACTTTAGCAACTTAAAATCCGCTACTTTTGCACTTTTTGCTGATTTACCCATACTTTTTCCCTCCTAAAAAATCGTATAAAAAATAATCGAAACAAAGGGAACAGATGTTAATTCTCACTATTTAGGTAAAATTTTCTTAAGTTGTAGTCGCTTGCCCTTGGCAAGCACATATAAAGCACGCCAAGGGTCTACGACAACTACAATTATCAAATACCTTTTAGTCAACATTAAAGTTACCTAATTATTGAGCTAGTACAACAAACACCTTTTCCCCTAACCGCGCTTTTCTAATTTAAGCGTTATGGTTGTCATGTCTGTAACTTCATAGGGACCAAAGTATTGAATAGGCCCGGGGTAAACGTAACTTTCTGTTATTGCCCAATTATCCCTGTTGCTTAGCAAAGTTTTAAATGGGAGACCTTCAAGTTCAACCAGTGCTTTTTTAATGACCGGTTTTTCTTTGCCTTTTCTTCTTTCTATGTTCATCATCATTGTAAGAGGTACCCCGCCACATTCCCACTGGCTGGATTTCTTTACAAGTTTTTTTACAGACGATAAATACCCGGTAAGACCGTTAAGAGCTAATACTGCCGAGTTATATCCTAAAGCATAGGTGTAATTGGCGTCAAAATTTGAAGGTGCGCCGCACCGTCCTTCATACCCGAAGAAATGCGTGATTGTAGAAAATTTTCCTATATACTTACCATTCTTTTTAAGTTCTGATAATTTTACTTTTACCATTTCTATCAAAAGTTTTTCAGTTTCTATCTGAGAAACTTGCACGTTACCGTGCGGGTCTCTGTCAATCATCAATTGTGACGAAATATCGCTCGGGAGAGAAATCATAAGCGCCGCTATATTTTCAGGCAGCTTTGTGTGGATAAAATTCTTTTTCTCTTCAATACTTGACATTGATTTAAGAACTTCTTCATTTTCCGCTAAAACATCGTTCAATGCAGATATCAGCGACTTCATTTCCGGTATGAATTCAATTAAACCTTCCGGGACGAGTATAACACCAAAATTCTTCTTTAACTCCGCACGCTTCACAATAATATCGGTTATATATTCTACAATCTGCGAAAGGGTCATTTTTTTTGCAAGAATTTCTTCTCCGATAAGCACTATGTTCGGCTGGGTCTTTAATCCTACTTCAAGCGTAATGTGCGACGCACTCCTGCCCATAAGCCGTATAAAATGCCAGTATTTTCTCGCAGAGTTTACATCACGGCATATATTTCCTGTTAATTCCGAATATATTTTTGTCGCAGTATCAAACCCGAAAGACGCTTCTATTTGCTCGTTTTTCAAATCACCGTCAATAGTTTTAGGAACGCCTATAACGCTTATATTCACTTTTTCTTTTTTGAAATATTCCGCTAAAAGCGCCGCATTAGTATTTGAATCATCTCCACCGATAACAACCAGTGCATCAATTTTATTATCAGTTAAATTCTTCTTTGTCTGTTCAATATGTTCCGGGGTTTCTATTTTGGTCCTTCCTGATTGTATAATATCAAACCCGCCCGTATTCCTGTATTCATCTATTAAAGAAAGCGTTATTTCATTCCACTTGTTATCAAGAATTCCTGAAGGTCCACCGAGAAACCCGATAAGTTTGTTTTTGGAATTAGCTTTCTTTAACCCATCAAAAAGCCCTGCTATAACATTATGCCCGCCAGGTGCCTGACCACCGGAAAGAACTACACCTACTTTCACAACTTTACCTGAAAGAACCGGGTTTTTACCTTTACCAAAACTTACCATCGGCATCCCGAAAGTATTCGGGAAAAGTTTCTGTACTGTTTCCTGGTCAGAAACGCTTGTTGTCGCCTGCCCAATTTTCGGTTTTATCGATTTAGCACCATTTTTAAGCACCGCCGGCAGAACCGGTTTAAATTTTTTCCTCGCCACCTGAAGTTCAGACAACTTTTGTTTAGACATTTTATCCCCCCATTAAAAAAAGTTCTTAAGTTCTTGTGTTCTTATGTTCTATAATCTGAATGTCTTTAAACAATATGTACTGTGTAATGCAAGAAGTCTGCTAAAAGTCTTATATTAGTGTATAATTATAAAACACAATTACTGTTTTGTCAAGGATTTTTTGTTTTCAGGGATTGATTCGTCAGATTTGTCACGATTGAGAAGATAATGTGGCAAAATCACCTCAAGTTTTCTTTGTAAGATTCCTGATAGAAAGTGGAGAAATCATGCTTACAACAAACGAACAACTTCTAGTACATAGAATATTACTCATACATTGGCAAATCATGTTTTAATGGTATTGTATTGTCCTCATGTTTTTTTATTCCTACACCCCAATCAAATCTATTAATGTTTTCAAGTTTATATTTGCCAGAATATATTTTAGATTTTTCACTGTAAATTTCAATTTCTAAGGTTTCATTTGATATATCATAATAAGAAGATGATACCTTTGGGTACTTTCCAAATGGTTTATATTGTCTATCTATAACACAAATGCCGTTTAATAAAATCTTGATATATTCAGACAAATCTTCAGTATTAAAAATATCAATACGAAGTAATCTCTCATGTTTTTTATTTTGCCTGTATTCACTTACACTGATTGGTTTAACAGAAACATCCTTCTTGCCTTCTACAACTTCTGTTGTTGGATATTTCACAACACCGTTTAATTTGCCTATTTTTGCTAATCTTTTCATTATTATAGAATTTTCTCTTGGGTCTTTGCCATGAAAAGCCCCCTCAGATGGATATCCTAACTCCAAAGTCATTATAAAATCTGCCTGTTTTTTATTTATAATTGGAAAAATATTAATAACAACACCGCTAAATGACATTGATGAGAAACTCGACCAAAGAGCACCCCAATAAATCCTCTTTTTCCCAACACAAACAGCAAAAATTCTACCACTTGTAGGTATTTTAATTTTTGAAATATTATCAAAACAACTTTTAGATAATTTAATATCGTGATTCTTTATATCATACCAAACAATATCCTCTTCTTTAATAATAGGTTGGTCTTCTAATTGTATTTTATCTAAATCAATATTTTCCGGGCGATGTTCATATGCTTCTGGATGCCCCTTATCTTCGGGTTTTATTATTATTCTCCATGTTGATTCTGGTGACTTAGAAAGATAAATTGCAAATTGGTTGCTATCTGCTGGTTTACTATCTTTTGCCCATATTGCATCTAAATTAAATAGTATCAATAGAATTATTAATATTTTTTTCATATATTAAAAGTATCATTTCTGTTCAAATATGGCATAATCAGAGTAAAATTAAAATGCAAGATTTATTGCAAGATGCTGACATTGCGATTTTACAATTTCTATCTAAATAATCAAGTGTTTTTTAAACTTTTTTAAACTTTAGTGGATGTTTGTTTGTGATTTTAGAGAATACAGTTTTTTGGGACGGAAGGATTTACTATAAAACAGAAAAGCAAAGAGTTTTAAATTCTTTGCTTTTCCTTTTATTATATATCTGATAAATTACTTGCTTGCCGGTGCTGCTGCTGGTGCTGCTGCCGGTGTTTCTGCAGGTGTTTCTGCCGGTTTCGCTTTACATGCTGCAAGAACGATTGATGCAAAAAGCATAATTAGGACTAGTTTCTTCATATTATTCGTCACCCCCTCTTTTTAAGACTGTTCCAATGTTCTTGTGTTCCAACGTTCTAATATTCCTATCTCTTTAACTTGAATATTGTGTAATTATAAAATACTATTGCTGTTTTGTCAAGGGTTTTGTGTGTTTATCTCTCTTGCGATTATATTTTATTTAAAGATATAAGACATATAACTAAATAATCCATCCCGTTACTACGGGCTGTTCATAGGACATTTTTGCAAATGCAAAAAATGGGTTGAATAAAAAAATAATAATTATATAATCTATCCGTTATGATAAAAATCGGGAAAAAGGAAATTCCTTCAAATATACTTATGGCACCTATGGCAGGGTGTACGGATTTGGCGTTTAGGACTACAGTCCGTGAATACGGGGCAAAATTTTGTTTTTTTGAGATGGTGGATGCAATATCCCTGATTATGAAAAGCCCCAGGACATTCAGGATGCTGAAAACTACTCCAAAGGACAATCCAATTGCGGCACAGTTGATTGGCAGTGACCCGGTTAAGATGCTTGATGCCGCTTATATACTTCTGGATACTGTGCCTGATATTGTTTTTCTGGATATCAATGCTGCCTGTCCTGTCAGGAAAGTATTGAAAAAGAAAACCGGCGCCTACCTGATGAAAACACCGGACACCCTTGTTGAAATAATCAAAACATTGTCTAATAAATTACCGATACCAGTAACTATTAAAATAAGGACCGGTTATAGTAAAACTGATTCGGCATTCCTTACAGATTTAGTCAAAAAGATTGAAGATAACGGGGCGTCGGCTATTTTTATACACGGGAGAACCTGCTCTCAAATGTATTCGGGCGAGGTGGATTATACAAGCATTAAGGAAGTAAAAAATTCGGTATCCATACCTGTTTTCGGAAGCGGGAATGTTTTCAACCCGGAACTTGCAAAGAAAATGTTTGATGAAACAAACTGTAACGGTCTATTAGTTGCACGAGGGGCGCTTGGTACTCCGTGGATATTCGAAGATATTGATGATTATTTGAAAACAGGGAAATTTACGGATTCAGAAAAGGATATGGAAAAGAAGGGCCATGCAATGAAAGAGCATATAAAATACATAATTCAATATAAAAAAACTTCAACCAGAGGTAATGCCAGTTTTATAAGAAAGATTATGATGTGGTATACAAAAGGTTTTCCGGATGCAAGAAGTATTCGCGATAAAATCTGCAAAATAAAAACCTACGATGAAGTAGAAGAACTCGTGGGAAAATTGTAAATGAAATAGTTGTCTGCCGTCCGATAACTCGCTGTCATGCTGAACTTGGTTCAGCATCTTAAGTTATCTGTCGTCGAAAGTGAGATTCCGAAACAAGTTCGGAATGACAAAAAACACAATTATCAGACAACCCCCTGTCCCCGATTTTTTAATCAAATTGGTTTTTTGCTGTGAAACCTAAATATTCCTTAATAACATTTATAAAAATATCGCCGTAGGATTTTTGTTTTGCGGTACCTACACCGAAGACGTTAGAAAACTGTTCTATTGTTACCGGTTTTACTGAAGCCATATCAATTAGGGTCTTGTCACTAAAAACAATATATGCGGGGACGCCTTTTTTACGGGCGATTTCAGCACGTTTGGTACGCAGAATTTCAAAGAGTTTTTCATCTATACCTTCCCATTCTTTTAGACGCTTGCTCTTTCGGACTTTTTCTATTTCCTTCTTCTTAATTGCAACAACCGGTTTTGCTAAAACAGGGGCTTTTTCGCCTTTAAGAAGACTGTGTCCCAAATCTGTAATTGCTAAAGTCATAAACTCGCCTTCACGCTGCAAAAAACCCTGGCCGAGAAGTTGTTCTATCATAAACCTGATGTATACTTTAGTTTCGGTATTCATCAGCGAAAAAGTTGAAAGCTTGTCGTGTTCCCAACGTTCAACTGCCGGAGTACGGTCGCCTTGCAATATATCAGTTATGTGACCCGCCCCGAACCTTTCTTTGACGCGTGCGACGCACGATAATATTTTCTGACCTACAGTGAGTGAATCTTCCACCATTTCCACTTCGCCCAGGCAATAATCGCAGGCATTACAATTACCCTTTTCATAAGTCTGTCCAAAATAATTGACAAGATAACGGTGCCGGCAAGTAGGACGAACACAGAAGTTATACATATCCTTAAGTTTTGAAAGCATCACATCTCTATTGGATGTATCCTTGAGCATGTATTCCCACGTTCTATAATCAGCCCCGGAATAAAAAAGCCAGCAGTCGGAACTCAACCCGTCACGACCGGCGCGGCCTGTTTCCTGCTGGTAGTGTTCTATGGATTTTGGCATTGCGGCATGAACAACATAGCGGATATTTGAGCGGTCAATTCCCATACCGAACGCAATGGTAGCGACCATAATATTGACATTCTCCGCGGAAAATTCGTCCTGATTTTGCTTTCGTTGTTTGTCCGGCAAACCGGCATGATATGGCAGGGTTTTGTACCCAAGAGAATTAAGATTACTTGAAATATCGTCTACATCTGTGCGTCTGAGACAATAGATAATACCGGGGTCGTTCGGATATTTTTTTATTACTTTTACTATCTGACCGGTAATGTTACCTGAACGAGGCACTACACGGTAATTGAGGTTGGCACGGTCAATACTGCCGATATAGAGGTGCGGTGCGTTCATATTTAATTGCACAACAATATCTTTTTGTACTTCCTCTGTTGCAGTGGCGGTAAAAGCGTGAATAGCGATATTTTTAAATTCGTTTTTGATGATACCCAGTTGGCGATATTCTGCGCGGAAGTTGTGACCCCAGTGACTGATGCAGTGGGCTTCATCAATGACAAAGAATGAAAGTTTTACGCTTTGTAAAAGGTCCCGCATTTCATCTATCATTAATCGTTCAGGTGAGATATAAAGAAGTTTAAGTGCACCGGATTTTATTTTTTCTGCAACCGCATATTGGCTTTTTGCGGTGAGGCTGGAATTCATGCATTCAGCGGCAATACCCATATCTTTGAGGTCATCCACCTGGTCTTTCATCAAAGATATAAGAGGCGAAATAATAACTGCCATACCGTCAGAAATAAGCGCAGGCAGCTGGAAACAAACAGATTTACCTCCGCCTGTAGGCAGAACAGTAAGAGTATCGTGTTCGTCCATTATAGAAAGAATTGCTTCTTCCTGAAATTCGCGGAAACTGGTATAACCCCAGTACTTGGTTAATGTTTGTAAAATACGGTTTTTCATGCTAATTAGTGGATATAATACTTAGAAGGAAGAGTATTGCCTTCAATACTGATTAAAGAATAAAAAGAAGCCTCTATGGCAAGCTTTCCAAACTCAACTTATACCGTTTTTTGGAAAACGGCAATTTCTAAAAAGAATTTTGTATTCCTAAATTTTATTTTAAGCAGACTTGTCCACTAACCCCACATTCCTGCCTGCCGATAGGCAGGTTTCATCTTCTCCCCTGTGGGGAGAAGAAAGAGTTGAGGGGCAAGTGAACATATGTATTTTTTTAAATATATTTTTCTGAACTGGTTAAAACCAGAACCGTCCCCGATTTTACTCCCGATTTTACCCGCCTCTGTGTCCGCCACCGCCGGTGCGGCTTCTTCCACTACCACGGCTTCCGCCGCTACCGAAACTTCTTCTGCCGCTAAAGTTTCCGCCGCCACCACCACCGAAGTCCCTTTTACCACCGAAATGTCCGCCGCCGCCAAAACCTCTTTTACCGCTATCGCTTTTCGGACGGGCTTCATTTACCGTAAGCGGTTTACCTTTTAAATCCTTGCCGTTCATACCGGCAATCGCCGCTTTAGTCGCATCATCGGTCATCATCTCAACAAAACCAAATCCTCTCGGCTGTTTTGTAAATTTATCACTGATAATATTTACACTTTTTATTTCACCAAAAGACTTGAAAGCTTCCCTTAAATCCTCTTCTGTCACATCGCTTGACAGGTTACCTACATAAATACTCACTCTTCCTCCTCACCCATTCGGGCATTTTAGCAAACCGTTATGGTTTGCTCCTTGCTGATATATTCTACTATTTTATATTTTTTTTGCAACTGTTTTCTTACAAGGTAGGAATTGACAACAAGGAAAACGACAACTTAATGCCGACCAAGGTCGGCAACTACATCAACGTTGTAGTAGCAGAGCTTGCTCTGCCTGCATATTAAAAAGATGGTATAGTGTCGAGACATCCAATAGTGAATTATCATAATACTTGGTTTTATTACAAAAATTAGTATAATTACAGACTATTGCGTTTAGTTAGAATAAATCAATATAATTTTTCCCTCATCTTTCATCTTCTCCCCTGAGGGGAGAAGAAAGAGTTGAGGGGGGAAAAGTCACACAACTACTTTATGATACAAATATTAAATCTTACTAAGTCTTTTGGTGACCAGTTGCTTTACGACAATATAACTTTCAATATCAATAAGAAGGAGAAAATAGGGCTTGTCGGAAGAAACGGGCACGGGAAAACTACGCTCTTCCATTTAATTCTCGGGCATATGACGCCTGATTCAGGTTCTATCTCCATACCCAGAGGGTACAGAATAGGGTATCTTGAACAGCATATAAATTTCACGCAGGATACTGTCCTTAAAGAAGGATGCCTCAGTTTAAGCGAAGATGATAAATATGAAACATGGAAAGTTGAAAAAATTCTTTCCGGTCTTGGTTTTTCAAAAGAAGATATGGACAAACCATGTTCTATTTTTTCAGGAGGATACCAGATAAGGCTGAACCTTGCAAAGGTCCTCGTTTCTCAGCCTGAAATGCTTCTTCTTGATGAACCGAACAACTATCTCGACATTGTGGCGTCAAGGTGGCTTATAGGTTTTCTTAAATCCTGGCAGGGTGAATTAATACTTATTACCCATGACAGGGGATTTATGGACAGTGTTACAACCCATACCATTGGTATACACAGGAAAAAAATTAGAAAAGTAAAAGGTCCTACCGAAAAACTTTATAACCAGCTGGCTGTTGAAGAAGAAGTTTATGAAAAAACACGTTTAAACGAAGAAACTAAACGCGAACAGCTTGAAGTATTTATTGCACGGTTCAAGGCAAAAGCGACAATGGCAAGCCAGGCACAGTCAAAAATCAAACTTCTTGAGAAAATGGAAGAAAAAGAACAGCTGGAAAAAGAAGAGACTCTTGATTTTTCTTTTAAGTCCATTCCTTTTGAAGCCACACAAATGAAAAGTGCTTCAGAAATTACTTTTTCTTACACCGGGGAAGAACCTTACCTGATAAAGAATTTTTCAATAAACATAGGGAAAAAAGAAAGAATATTTGTTATAGGAAAAAACGGCAAAGGGAAGTCAACTCTTTTAAGAATTTTATCCGGGGATTTGCAACCTCTTTCAGGCAGTACAAAAACACATCCTATTTTAAAAACGGGGTATTTTGGCCAGCCTAATTTATTAAAACTGAATCGTGAAAATACCGTCCTAGACGAAATTATGTCCGCTTCACCGGCATGTGCCCTGCAGACTGCCAGAAATATCGCCGGAATGCTTATGTTCAAAGGAGATAATGCTTTAAAAAAAATATCAGTTATTTCCGGCGGAGAAAAAAACAGGGTATTGCTTGGCAAGATAGTAGTTACACCGTGCCAGCTCCTGATGCTGGATGAACCGACCAATCACCTTGATATGGATTCCTGTGCAGCACTGATGGAAGCTATAGATGAATTTGAGGGTTCTGTTATTGTGGTCACTCACGATGAAGCTTTTCTGAAACGGCTGGCAAAAAGACTGGTAATATTTGACAAAGATACAATCAGTCTTTATGAAGGCGGGTATCAGGACTTTCTTGATAATGTCGGATGGAAAGATGAAAGTAATTCCCGCGAAGGAAAACCAAGACTACATTTAAATAATCCGTCGGTTGACAAAAAAACGCTGGGAAAACTTAAAACAAAAAAAACAAAAGAACGCGATAATATACTCAAACCTTTAAGCAGGGAAATAAATGAAATTGAAAAAACAATTGAATCTTTGGAAAATGAATTGAAGGTGAATGACAGTGTTTTGGTAAAGGCTTCTATGGAAAGCGATGTTAAACAGATTACTGATATTTCAAAAAGGAATAGCCATATCAAACAGGAAATCAAGTCACTTTTTGATAAACTCGTAAAATTAACTTCAGAATATGAAACCCGCCAGGAAGAATACAAAAAAATTATTGATGAGATTGTTTGATATCCTTCGGAAAACAATATCTGATTTACGCTACCATCTTTCCTAATTCAATTGCTTTTTCACGGATACCGGTTATTTTCTGTACATCACCAGATACCCCTGCATTAGGAACAAGCAGAGATTTAAATTTCATCCCGGTGTAATCTGCTGTTAAAATAAAGGGCTTCTCAACTGCGTCTAATCCAATGTCTTCGTATGCACTTGCAATTAAAACAAGTGTTTTGTTTTTTAAGCGCGTTTCCATAGTACCGGCTTCATTGTCCCATTTATATAGCGAGAACATTCTGTCAAAGATAAGTTTTATTTGGGCGCTCGCTCCAAAGAAATATAACGGTGTTGCCATTACTATCACATCTACTTCGTTCATTCTAGCAAGGACTGATTTTGCATCGTCATTAATAACACATTCGTATTTATCCAGTTTCTGACATTTCCTGCAAGATGTGCAACCTAAAGATTTATATTTAAGAAATGCGGTATGGACTATTTCAATATCGGCACCTTTTGAGCGGGCACCTTCACTAAACCAATTTACAAGAATTGCAGTGTTACCGTTTTTTTTGGGACTGCCTGAAAGTATCATTATTTTCTTTCCCATAGATTACTCCTGATTTCCTGTAATTTTAATCACAATATATTTTAATGCATTTTTTTCATCCAATCGTGAACAAATTGTTCCGCTTGTTCAGATTTAATTACTTCCAATATTTTTTCAGCGACATACTCAGCAGAATCAGCCGGAGGACGGTTATTATTATCTTCTTCTGTTGACGGAGCTTCATAATTTTTACTCTTTACCATATTTTTATCAAAATCTGTCTTGGTAATATACGGGTATACCACACTGACAATAATTCTATCTTTTGACAACTCTTCACGTGCTGTGAGCGTTAACCCATTTAATGCCCGCTTTGTTGATGAATAGGCGCTCATATCAGGCAGATACATAAGAGCGGTACCTGAACTGATATTCACAATCATACCGCCACCCTGTTTTTTCATAAGGGGTATAACAGACTGCATGGCAACAAGCGGTCCCACTACATTTAATTCAAAAAGTTTCCTAAATTCGTTAATATCGGTATATTCGAGCGGGCAGTCATATCCTCTTCCGGCATTGTTGATGAGAATATCTATTCTCCCAAATTTATCGATAACTTTTTTTATCATTTTACCGATATCGTTTTCTTTGGACATATCTGCAGAAATTGCTGCTGAACCCTGCAGCTCTTTCGATAATATCTCAAGTTTATCTTTAGACCTTGCCACAAGAGCAAGCTTGGCGCCGTGTTTTGCGAGCAGTTTTGCTGTTTCAAGTCCTATCCCTGATGAAGCTCCCGTTACTATTACAACTTTCCCTTTAATATCCATATAAAGCTCCTTTTACTACAAAATTTAATCAAAGAATTCCTCACATCTTGATGCGAAGTTGCAACAACGGTGTCATTCTGGGCATAATAGTCTTTTTGTGTTGTTTTTTTAGAGCTTAAAACTCTAGAAAATCGAAAACTATCGACGAGACTTATATTTTTAACACTTATGAAATTTGTTCGTTTATTGAACCGTTTCAATAAACGAAGTTAATATTACTTGTAAGCTCGTCTATAAATCGTCATTTTTTAGGTTTTTTAACAACATTTTTTGAGTATTATGCCCATTGCGAGAGCCAATTTATTGGCTCGTGGCAATCCCTTCTTCGACGAGCTACATTTTATGAGATTGCTTCGCTAACGCTCGCAATGACATTGCGACACAGTCTGAAGCACCGAGGTAGGTCATTAAACTATCTACAAAAGACTATTTTCTACTGCTTTTATTGCGTCAGCGGCAGAACTTGTTATACCGCCGGTGTATCCCGAGCCTTCGCCTATCGGGTACAGGTTTTTTATATTTACCGATTCATATTTTTTACTTCGTGTAATTTTCAAAGGACAAGAAGTCCTTGTTTCAACACCTAATAATATCGCATGATTTGAAACAAATAACGGATAATCCTCCTTCCATATATTAAATGCGGTTGAAAGCGACTCGCATACAAAACTTGGAAAAATATCATTCATATTAACAGGTGCGACCCCCATTTTAAAAGAATTTTTATTTAATTTTTCTGAAATCCTGCCACTTAAAAAATCCATTAAATTCTGTGCAGGTGCCTCCCATCTTCTACCTCCTGCATTAAAAGCTTTCCGCTCAATTTCCTTTTGGAACTCAACACCGGCTAACGGGTCGGTTGATTTATAATCGTCTGTATGACAGGTTACAACAATTGCTGAATTTGAGAACGCTGATGACCTGCCTGAATAGCTCATTCCGTTTACAACCATCATCCCGTTTTCAGATGAAGCATTTATTACTTCACCCCCGGGACACATGCAGAATGTATTCACACATCTCTTTATTTTTCTATCGTTGTAAGTGAAGGAATAATT from the Elusimicrobiota bacterium genome contains:
- a CDS encoding diphosphate--fructose-6-phosphate 1-phosphotransferase, which codes for MSKQKLSELQVARKKFKPVLPAVLKNGAKSIKPKIGQATTSVSDQETVQKLFPNTFGMPMVSFGKGKNPVLSGKVVKVGVVLSGGQAPGGHNVIAGLFDGLKKANSKNKLIGFLGGPSGILDNKWNEITLSLIDEYRNTGGFDIIQSGRTKIETPEHIEQTKKNLTDNKIDALVVIGGDDSNTNAALLAEYFKKEKVNISVIGVPKTIDGDLKNEQIEASFGFDTATKIYSELTGNICRDVNSARKYWHFIRLMGRSASHITLEVGLKTQPNIVLIGEEILAKKMTLSQIVEYITDIIVKRAELKKNFGVILVPEGLIEFIPEMKSLISALNDVLAENEEVLKSMSSIEEKKNFIHTKLPENIAALMISLPSDISSQLMIDRDPHGNVQVSQIETEKLLIEMVKVKLSELKKNGKYIGKFSTITHFFGYEGRCGAPSNFDANYTYALGYNSAVLALNGLTGYLSSVKKLVKKSSQWECGGVPLTMMMNIERRKGKEKPVIKKALVELEGLPFKTLLSNRDNWAITESYVYPGPIQYFGPYEVTDMTTITLKLEKRG
- the kaiB gene encoding circadian clock protein KaiB; this translates as MAKQKKRWILKLYIAGQTTKSIVAFANIKKICEEHLKGKYSIEVIDLLENPKLAKGDQILAIPTLVKQLPPPLKKIIGDFSNTQKVLIGLDIVSKT
- the kaiC gene encoding circadian clock protein KaiC, which encodes MGKSAKSAKVADFKLLKCPTGIQGVDEITFGGLPHGRTTLVCGNAGCGKTLFAMEFLTRGANEFNEPGVYMSFEENAEELTKNFSSLGFELNKLIKHKKLIIDYVFIERSEIEESGEYDLEGLFVRLEHAIDSIGAKRVVLDTIEALFSGLKNENVLRAELRRLFRWLKAKGVTAIITGERGDKSLTRYGLEEYVADCVILLDHRVTEQISTRRFKIIKYRGSIHGSNEYPFLIDKKGVSVLPVTSLGLDYPVSSDRISSGIKGLDEMLDKKGYYRGSAILVSGGAGTGKTSFAAHFADSACSRGEKCLFFAFEESENQIIRDMNNIGINLKKWIDKGLLHIAASRPALFGLERHLVNAHNMINEFKPNVVVFDPISNLMNSGTLIEAQAMLTRLIDFLKAAQITLLIIDLWGVRSGIEQTDIDISSLCDSWIRPQNMERGNERTRIISILKSRGMNHSNQIREFLITDKGVQINNGQKSKRGV
- the dusB gene encoding tRNA dihydrouridine synthase DusB, producing the protein MIKIGKKEIPSNILMAPMAGCTDLAFRTTVREYGAKFCFFEMVDAISLIMKSPRTFRMLKTTPKDNPIAAQLIGSDPVKMLDAAYILLDTVPDIVFLDINAACPVRKVLKKKTGAYLMKTPDTLVEIIKTLSNKLPIPVTIKIRTGYSKTDSAFLTDLVKKIEDNGASAIFIHGRTCSQMYSGEVDYTSIKEVKNSVSIPVFGSGNVFNPELAKKMFDETNCNGLLVARGALGTPWIFEDIDDYLKTGKFTDSEKDMEKKGHAMKEHIKYIIQYKKTSTRGNASFIRKIMMWYTKGFPDARSIRDKICKIKTYDEVEELVGKL